From the genome of Natronolimnobius baerhuensis:
GTCGTCGCCGCGGACGACGACCGCGTCGCTGCTGCGGTCGAACGCCATGCCGACTTGCTCGCCGACCGGCTCAACGCCCGCGAGATCGAACTTGTCTCCACCGAGAATCGGTGGGAGGAACTCGCCTACAGCGCCGAAGCCGACATGAGCGAACTTGGACCCGCCTTCGGCGGTCGCGCCGGGGAGGTCATGAACGCGCTCAACGAGGCTCGGATCGACGAGCCATCGCTCGAGGCACTCGAGGAAGCCGTCTCGGACGTACTCGAGGACGGCGAATCGATTGAGGAGTCGATGGTAAGCTTCGTCACGGAGACGCCCGACGACATCGCCGGCACCGCGTTCGGTGTGGACGGCGACGACCACGGTGTCGCCTACGTCGACGCCTCGCTCACCGAAGACATCGAAAGCGAGGGCTACGCCCGTGAGGTCATCCGCCGCGTTCAGGAGATGCGCAAGGATCTCGATCTCGAGGTCGAAGAACGGATTTCCCTCGAACTCGCCATCGACGACGACCGCGTTGCCGACCTCGTTGGCGACCGTGAGGGCCTGATCCGTGAGGAAGTTCGTGCTGACGAACTTGGAGACCTCGAGGTCGCTGATGGGAACCGCAAGGAATGGGAGGTTGAGGGTGTGACGATGGAAATTGCACTCGAGCCGCTGGCGGCGACTGAAGCGTCCGACTAACGCTGACCGGCTATTTTCGATCAGGCGGTACCGTCGTTCTGTATTTGCGTTTATCTCTCCGAGTGTCCGTTCTCTCTGTTCAGCCATCCAAATACTGACTAGTCAGTCAACGCCCACATTCGATGGGCTTATGCTATGATAATCCATCCCACCACATGGGGTTGCATGAATAATTATCAAGATTCGGAAGAGATTGATTCAATCGGTATCGTCGGTGCAGGCGATGCCGGATTGTTCGCCGCGCTCGCCCTCGAGAAAGGACTCGAGGACGTTGACGTGTTCATCGTCGATGATTTCAGTGAGCCGGTGCCACAGGTGGGGAAGAGTACGCTTCGGTACGTTCTCACGTTTTTACATGACCGACTCGAGATCAGCCAGCCGCGGCTATTAGAGGAGGTAAAGTTGGCGTTTAAGACGACGGTCTATCTCGAGGATTGGTGCGGGCAGGAGTTTCATAGCCCGCTCGGGAAGCCGATTCCGACGGTCCAACAGGCCGACCTCTCGCCAGCAATCGAACCGACGGTCCATCAGGAGACGCTGACGAAGACAAACGAAGCGGTGTTTGATGAGTTTTACTACCGATATCACGAAGACGAGTTCACGACGCTGTACAACGAACTCGCAGAGACACCCGGAAAGTCCCCGATGGTTATCGATCCGCAGAACATCTCGAACATTCAGAAGGGGCTTCCCGATGCCGCGTATCACTTCGATGCAACCGGTCTGAATCAGTTCCTGCGGACGATCTGTGCGGAACGCGGGATCGAACTGATTGATGACCGGCTCACCGAAATCGAGATTGCGGATGGACAGATCGACCGTCTCGAGAGCGAGGACTCAACTTACGAGGCAGATCTCTACGTCGACGCCTCGGGCTTTCGCCGACTCTTGATGAGCGAACTCGACAATCCACTGCAGGAGTTCGATCTGCCGGTTGATTCGGCGGTCGTCGCGACGACCGATATCGACATGTCGGACGTTACCTCTGCGACCGTCGTCACCTCGGGCGATGCGGGCTGGTTCTGGCAGATCGACACGATTGAACTCCGGGACCTTGGCTACGTCTACTCCTCGGACCATATCTCCGACGAGGACGCGCTCACGGAGTTCATCGAGACGCGCGATGAACCGATTGACCCCGACGAGGTGCGCCAGTACCGCTTCGATTCGGGCGTCCTCGAGACGCCCTGGAAGGGCAACTGTGTCGCAATCGGGAACGCGGTCGGGTTCGTCGAACCGCTGCAGTCGACCGCACTGACGACGTCGGCAAGACTGGCGGATCGCCTCGCGATGTTCCTCGGGATGCACGGCCGCGTCAACCATCAGGGCGTCCGTGACCTGTACAACGAGACGACCCATGCAACCTGGGAGGAGGTCTATGACTTCGTCAGCCTCTACTACAAGTACAACTCGGGGACGACGCCGTTCTGGGAGGACGCCCGCGAGGTCCATCCCGAGCCGATTCAACACGTCGAGACCTATCGTGCGTCGGGCTTTTGTGCACCCGAAACGCGGGCCGGCCTCACGCGGACGCGAACCGACCTGAACAACTACTACCTGTACTACCTCGTCTTGCACGGGCTGGGCGTCGAGTCGCCGTTTTACGAGAATCTCGAGCACGAACCCGACCCGGCCGTCCTCGAGCGTATCGAGGAGTACACCGACAGCGTCTTCGACCGACTCGATGACTGTCTGAGCTACGACGAGGTCTACGGGGTATTCCATCCAGGGTTCAAAACGTAGGGCTGTCCGACAGCGACAGGTCGAGAGACCACAAGAGACTTGACTGTCTGTTTCGAGCGCCAGTTTGTGGACGCTCGACTCGTCGGTCTCGTTGTCGTCATTGGACTGCTCGTTGGCTCGCTTCCAGTCGGTATCGCGGTCGCGACAGCCAGTGGGCCGTCTCACCCCTCGAGTACCCTCGAGACCGACCGGGGAGCGTCGATGCAGCCCGCTGTCCAGACACCGGCAGCAACACATGCGGCCTGGCCCGACTCGAGCATCAGCGATACCCTCGAGTATCGAACCGAACTCCGCCAACTTCCCGACCAGCCTGGTGAGTTCGAAGCCGAGTTCCAGTTTGCGATTCCGGAGAGCGTGACCAAACTCGAGATCGACCTCGAGTCAGGGGCAACCGTCGAGGGTGCGGACGGCTTTGAGGAAACCGACGACGGGCGCTATCGCTGGACAGAGACGAGCGAATCGCCGACCATTCGGACGACACTATCGGCGAATCGAAGCGCTGACGGTGGCCATCACGCCCCAGCTCACACTCACGCACACGACGTTGGCGCAGATTCAGCCGGCGACGAAACCGGATACGCGTTCCTCGAGACCGGTGAGTGGGGCGTTGTGCAGGTACCGCACCTCGGACTCTCGTTCCAACGAACTGAACCAGTCGGTCTCGAGAAGTCCGCCGTCGTCGATGGACCCGGCGCAACCGGCGGCGATATCGCCTTCTTCGGGCCGGTCACCGAACACGAACGCAGTACCGCTGGGGAGACGATCCGACTCGCAGTTCCCGAGGCGGCGACACTAGACGAGGACCCAGCCGACGTCCTCGAGGCACTTACTGGAGGCAGCGAAACCCTCGAGATTGGTGCCCGAAACGACGAAACGTTCATGGTCGCAGTCCCGGCAGACGCTGACTTTGGCCCCGAGGGAGTGCAGTACGGACAGGCTGACGCCTGGGTTAGTGCCGACGCATCGCTGTCTGAACCGGGATCCGTCTGGTTTCACGAGTACGTCCATACCAGACAGGAGTACGCGAACTCGGCCGACGGAACGACAGCCGAAACGGCCTGGCTCATCGAAGGCCAGGCCGAGTACGAAGCCGCCCGACTCGGCCTCGAGACGGGGCTACTCGAGTTTGATGCGTTCAGTCGGTTCCTCGCTGGCGGCGAGCGCTCGCCCTATGCGGATGGCGTACTCGCCGATCAGACGACGTGGACCGACGACCGAACGGATTACGTCAAGGGTCGCCTCGTCTATGGCGACCTCGACCGCCAGATACGGACGGCAACTGATGGCGACCGCTCGATAGAGTCCGTCTTTCAGCGACTCAACGCAGCCGACGGGCCAGTAACGGGTGCAACGTTCCTCGAGTCACTCGAGGCGGTCGGCGGCGAGGACGTCCGAGCCACAGCCGAGCGCTACACCAAGACAGCTGAAACGCCCGACATGTGGGATACGGCCGCTCACGAGGCGGCGTTCGGGCACTCGAGTACCGATATGACGGTCGGCCTCGAGCCGGAGACGACGTCGATCACAGCCGGCGACTACGAGTGGCCCTTCCTCGAGTCTCACTCGAGCGAGTCAGCGGGAGAACCGGCGGTACTGGCTGTCCCGGCCGATGAGCCACTGACGATTCCAGTCGCTGTCGCAAACGACGGCGACGCTGCGGGCACATACGATGTGGCCCTACAGGCCGACGGCAAGACTGTCGCATACGAACACGACCGGCTTGCTGCCGGCGAAACGGCGACTGAAACGCTGTCGTGGACACCGCCGACGCCCGGTGAGTACACGCTTCGCGTCGGCGACGAACAGGTCCCAGTTGTCGTCCGTGCACCCTCGAGCGTGGCTGTAACCGATCTCTCCCTCGAGTCCGAGCCGCTCGAGGCCGGCGAGTCGGTGACGGCAACGGCGACGGTCGAGGCGACGGATGACCGGCCCGGGGCGACGCTGGTTCCGTTCCGAACCGCGTCTGCGACCGACAAACAGCCCGTTTCGGTCCCTGCCGGCGGCGTCACGACTGTTGAACACGAATTCATGTTCGACGAGGACGGCCAGTACGAAGTCGCAGCCGGCGAGAAATCCGCGATGGTGACCGTCGGGCACAACGCGCCCGCAGAACTCGAGAGCGTGCCCGGCTTTACCGGGCCTGCAGTGCTCGTTGCGGCCGCGCTTGTGGGTGGCGTGTTGCTACTTCGTCTCCGCCGCCACAGCGTCTGACTGGTCGCGTTACTCGAGTGTTACCGAAAACTGACAGCAGTCGTCACCGTCGTGGAGACACGCCTCTTTGGTGACGGTAGCATCCGCCTCGAAGACGGTACTGAGTCCCTCGAGAATGCCGTGTGCGAGGTGACAGTAGTGTTGTTCACGTGGTGTTCGATATCTTACGAGTACCGTCTCACCGTCGCGTTCAGTCGAAATGTCGGGCAGTCGCAGGTCATCGTTTGCGTTCCCGATTTCCGCGTAGACGGCCTCGAGATTCGTGAGTAACTCGAGAATTCCCCAGTCGGCTTTGCTGTATGCACCAAAGGTCGACCGAATCGCTGGCGCAAGCGAGCGTCCAAAATCCCGTTCGATGGCCGGTCGATCCTGTGTTGCCATCGAGGACAGCGTCTCGAGGATGGCCTCGAACTCGTCGTCGTCGTAGTGTGACACCTGCAGATACAGCGTTGGCTCGAGGTCCGCCCGTTCCCGGATCGTTTCCCAGGTGTCCTCGTCGGTGCGGTCGATGATGTACTCCTCTAAGGTCTTGTGGAGGATGCCGTGCATTGGTGAATTCTGTCGGTCCCGGCGGCGTGTGTCTGACCGATACTCGAGTGCGCTGTCGATCAGCGGCCTCTCTGATTCTAGCGCTTTTGAGCCAACCCGCTTCGTTCTATCGGCTTGTCCGTCACTGCGCTTGCATGTTCGCTGTTGGGCGATTGACGTCTATACTGTTTCGGATCTGATTAGAGCGCATCGGCGAGTACTGGCGCGACCGAAACCGCGCTCGCTTCGCGTTCGATGGTGTCCGTCCCGTAGACGGCTTCGACGCCCGCTCGAGCGAGTTTTGTCGAGGCATTGCGCGCGAGCAGTGGATGGACGCAGGTGACGAAGACGCGACCAACGTCGCGGTCACCGAGAACGCCGATTGCCTCGCTCATCGTCGAGCCAGTTGCGATAATATCGTCCGTGACTACCACATCGCGCCCGGCGACATCGACGTCGCTCGGGGTGATTTCGACCTCAGTGCCGGAGTGGCGGACCTTCTCGAAATAGTCTGTTTCGCCCGAGCCGTAGTGCTTGCGAACGGTCTCTGCAAGTTCGATTGCACCGGCATCGGGCGAGAGGAAAACGGGATCTGTGAGGTCTGCAGGCAGCGGTTCCGCGAGTCGACCCGCTGCGTTGACGGCCGTCGCCGTCGGCTCGAAGAAGTCACAGACGGCCTCCTCGTGTGGCGAAACCGTCAGCACACGGTCCGTGCCGGTCGAGATCGCCTTCGCGACCGCACGCGCTGAGATCGGATGGCCCGACTCGAAGGCAGCATCCTGGCGACCGTAGCCCATGTACGGCAGGACGGTGATTACCTCGTCTGCGCCCGCCTCTCGAGCGGCATCTTGCAACTGTAACACCTCGAGATGGGCGTCACTCGAGATAGTCGAGGCGACGATCACGGCTCGGTCGGCGTCGGCCGGAAAGTCAGGCACAGCCGCGAGTAGTTCGCCGTCGGGGAAGCGGTCGTACTCGACGGCGGCGAGTGGCTCCTCGAGTTCGGCCGAGAGTGCCGCAGCAAGCGTCTGTGATGCGGATCCGCTAACGATCATACTCGAGGGGACAGCCTGTGGGGTAAACCCGTTTTCGTTCTCCGTTTCGCGTTGGCCCTCGTTCGTCGACGCATAGTCATCCAGCAGCCGACGTGCCGATTACTCCTCGGGTTCATCGAACGCGGCGTCACCATCGCCGCAGTGGCCGCCGTCAGTGTCGCCCAGCATCGTGAGTTCGCCATTGCGATTGACCAGTGCAAACAGGCTGAGACAGTCCTGTCCGTTCCACTGGGCTGGCTCGACTTGCGTGAGTTCGTCATCATCGAGGCGCGCCAGCACGCGGAACGACCCCGGATCGCTCGGCCAGTCTTGCTCGAGTGTCGTTCCGTCACCGGCCTCGAGTTCGTGTGTCGTCCAGTGTTCGATCTCGCCGTCGAATTCGACGATGATATCGACGGTGTGGGCTTCGCTATGGACGTTTTCGATACTGATCCCGCCAAGAACTGTTTCCTGGTTGTCGGCGTCGTCCGCGGTTTCGTCTGGTGATTCGGTTTCGGATTCGGTGTCCGTCTCGGCCGGTTCGCCCTCGTCTTCGTTTTCGTTGTCGGTGCCATCTTCGGGGTCGTCATCGGTTGCACCGTCCGAGCAGCCAGCAAGTGCAACTGCCAGCGTCGCTCCGGAACCGGCAAGGAGCCGGCGACGTGTGAGCCCTGTCATCTATCCCGATAGCAGGAAAGCCGACCAGATAACTTCCCGTCAGACGCGCGGCAGACGCCAGCGCAAACGGGTCGCCCCTCACGCACTACTCGAGTGCGGAAATCGCAAGCGCACTGACGTCGTGAACGCCGAGCGAGCGACAGCGCCATTCAAGGTCGGTGCGCTCGTGAGTATCGACGCCTTCGCGCTCATCGATTTTCTCACGTTCGTCAGCGCGTGTGTCGCCAGCCAGCGCACAGAACGTCCCCTGTTCGGTGACGGCATACACCGTCTCGCCGTACTCGAGCGCGACGACCGACTCGTCTGTTGGCGCGGCCACCTCGACCCACTCGTTTCCGATGAACGCGGTGAGCGTCCCATCAGCCGCGACGGCGTGCGCTCGAGACAGTTGTCCGGGCTCGGTCACCGGATCGGCAGCGACGGCCGTCATTGGCTCCTCGAGACAGTCCATCCAACCGTTTCCGAGTTTGAACAGTCCCTCGTCGGTTGCGGCGAGCGGGACGCTGGCAGCGGCGACGTCTCGCACGTCCGTTAGGCCGACGTGATCTAGCCCGCCATCGTGGACGCGGTAGACGCCGCTGTCGGTCCCGATGAGGCCGCCATCGATTGCTCGAACCGTCGCGATAGATTGCTCCTCGAGTGGGACCCAGTCGCCGCCGACGATGGGACGACGCGCGACCGTTCCGTCGGGGGCCGCCGCGATCAGTTCCTCGTGAGTCACACCGACGGCGACAGCCGGACCAAAGCCAGTCTCGGTCGCCGTCATCTCACCGTCGGAGTCGCGCTCGAGGATGACGATGTCGTCATCGCTCGCAACGACAACGCCATCTGCTGTCGTTGCGAGATCACGAGCAGTACAGCGCTCACAGAGATCGAACTCGCCAACCGTGTCGCCGGCAACCCGGACGCGAACGACGCCGAGGGCGCTCGCCACGTAGGCCTCGAGTGCGCCCTCGCGGTCGCCGTAGACACGTTTCTCCTCGATTGAGTCCATACAGCGTAGTCGGTGTCGGCGGTTGAAAGGGTTCTGTCTCCACAGTCCGTGAGGTCCGTATCGGGGGCGAACGGCTCCGGAATCCCTTTGAGGTATCCGGTGTGACTAGCGCCTAATGGAAGTGTTCGGATCGAGTGGGACACGCGGGGTCGCAAACGAGGAACTGACGCCCGCGTTCGTCTTGCGCGTCGCGAAAGCGGCAGCAACCGCCTGGGGGGTCGACCGGGTCGCCATCGCACGCGATACGCGATACACCGGCCGGATGCTCGCTGATGCGGCGGTCAGCGGACTCACGAGTACGGGAACGGACGTCGACCGGCTGGGCGTCATCCCAACACCAGGGGCGCAGGCCTACGCCGAGCGCGAGGGTGTGCCGGTTATGGTCATCACTGCCTCGCACAATCCGCCACAGTACAACGGCGTCAAACTCGTCGGCAGCGATGGGGTCGAACTCGCCGTTGCCGACCTCGAGGACATCGAGGAAACGCTTCTCACGGAACGATTCACCGTCGCATCGTGGGACGAAACTGGCCGGGTCCGAGAAATCGACGACGCAACGGACACCTACATCGACGAACTGCTCGCAACGGTCGACCGCGAGCGGATCGCCGACGCCGAGTTGACGGTTGCACTTGACCCCGGCCACGGGTCGGGTGCGGTGACGAGCCCTGAATTCTTCCGCGCACTCGGCTGTCGTGTCGTCACCGTCAATGCCCAGCCCGACGGGCACTTCCCCGGCCGTGATCCCGAACCCGTCCCCGACAATCTCACGGATCTCGGCCGTCTCGTCCGAGCGACCGACGCCGACGTTGGCATCGCCCACGACGGCGACGCCGACCGCGCGATTTTCTACGACGAACACGGCGAGTACGTCCAAGG
Proteins encoded in this window:
- a CDS encoding tryptophan 7-halogenase, translated to MNNYQDSEEIDSIGIVGAGDAGLFAALALEKGLEDVDVFIVDDFSEPVPQVGKSTLRYVLTFLHDRLEISQPRLLEEVKLAFKTTVYLEDWCGQEFHSPLGKPIPTVQQADLSPAIEPTVHQETLTKTNEAVFDEFYYRYHEDEFTTLYNELAETPGKSPMVIDPQNISNIQKGLPDAAYHFDATGLNQFLRTICAERGIELIDDRLTEIEIADGQIDRLESEDSTYEADLYVDASGFRRLLMSELDNPLQEFDLPVDSAVVATTDIDMSDVTSATVVTSGDAGWFWQIDTIELRDLGYVYSSDHISDEDALTEFIETRDEPIDPDEVRQYRFDSGVLETPWKGNCVAIGNAVGFVEPLQSTALTTSARLADRLAMFLGMHGRVNHQGVRDLYNETTHATWEEVYDFVSLYYKYNSGTTPFWEDAREVHPEPIQHVETYRASGFCAPETRAGLTRTRTDLNNYYLYYLVLHGLGVESPFYENLEHEPDPAVLERIEEYTDSVFDRLDDCLSYDEVYGVFHPGFKT
- a CDS encoding CARDB domain-containing protein; the encoded protein is MDARLVGLVVVIGLLVGSLPVGIAVATASGPSHPSSTLETDRGASMQPAVQTPAATHAAWPDSSISDTLEYRTELRQLPDQPGEFEAEFQFAIPESVTKLEIDLESGATVEGADGFEETDDGRYRWTETSESPTIRTTLSANRSADGGHHAPAHTHAHDVGADSAGDETGYAFLETGEWGVVQVPHLGLSFQRTEPVGLEKSAVVDGPGATGGDIAFFGPVTEHERSTAGETIRLAVPEAATLDEDPADVLEALTGGSETLEIGARNDETFMVAVPADADFGPEGVQYGQADAWVSADASLSEPGSVWFHEYVHTRQEYANSADGTTAETAWLIEGQAEYEAARLGLETGLLEFDAFSRFLAGGERSPYADGVLADQTTWTDDRTDYVKGRLVYGDLDRQIRTATDGDRSIESVFQRLNAADGPVTGATFLESLEAVGGEDVRATAERYTKTAETPDMWDTAAHEAAFGHSSTDMTVGLEPETTSITAGDYEWPFLESHSSESAGEPAVLAVPADEPLTIPVAVANDGDAAGTYDVALQADGKTVAYEHDRLAAGETATETLSWTPPTPGEYTLRVGDEQVPVVVRAPSSVAVTDLSLESEPLEAGESVTATATVEATDDRPGATLVPFRTASATDKQPVSVPAGGVTTVEHEFMFDEDGQYEVAAGEKSAMVTVGHNAPAELESVPGFTGPAVLVAAALVGGVLLLRLRRHSV
- a CDS encoding heme NO-binding domain-containing protein, coding for MHGILHKTLEEYIIDRTDEDTWETIRERADLEPTLYLQVSHYDDDEFEAILETLSSMATQDRPAIERDFGRSLAPAIRSTFGAYSKADWGILELLTNLEAVYAEIGNANDDLRLPDISTERDGETVLVRYRTPREQHYCHLAHGILEGLSTVFEADATVTKEACLHDGDDCCQFSVTLE
- the prs gene encoding ribose-phosphate diphosphokinase; this translates as MIVSGSASQTLAAALSAELEEPLAAVEYDRFPDGELLAAVPDFPADADRAVIVASTISSDAHLEVLQLQDAAREAGADEVITVLPYMGYGRQDAAFESGHPISARAVAKAISTGTDRVLTVSPHEEAVCDFFEPTATAVNAAGRLAEPLPADLTDPVFLSPDAGAIELAETVRKHYGSGETDYFEKVRHSGTEVEITPSDVDVAGRDVVVTDDIIATGSTMSEAIGVLGDRDVGRVFVTCVHPLLARNASTKLARAGVEAVYGTDTIEREASAVSVAPVLADAL
- a CDS encoding HVO_0234 family beta-propeller protein, with protein sequence MDSIEEKRVYGDREGALEAYVASALGVVRVRVAGDTVGEFDLCERCTARDLATTADGVVVASDDDIVILERDSDGEMTATETGFGPAVAVGVTHEELIAAAPDGTVARRPIVGGDWVPLEEQSIATVRAIDGGLIGTDSGVYRVHDGGLDHVGLTDVRDVAAASVPLAATDEGLFKLGNGWMDCLEEPMTAVAADPVTEPGQLSRAHAVAADGTLTAFIGNEWVEVAAPTDESVVALEYGETVYAVTEQGTFCALAGDTRADEREKIDEREGVDTHERTDLEWRCRSLGVHDVSALAISALE
- the glmM gene encoding phosphoglucosamine mutase, encoding MEVFGSSGTRGVANEELTPAFVLRVAKAAATAWGVDRVAIARDTRYTGRMLADAAVSGLTSTGTDVDRLGVIPTPGAQAYAEREGVPVMVITASHNPPQYNGVKLVGSDGVELAVADLEDIEETLLTERFTVASWDETGRVREIDDATDTYIDELLATVDRERIADAELTVALDPGHGSGAVTSPEFFRALGCRVVTVNAQPDGHFPGRDPEPVPDNLTDLGRLVRATDADVGIAHDGDADRAIFYDEHGEYVQGDATLAALAAAKLEAGDTTVSAVNVSQRLVDVVTDVGATLELTPIGSTNIITRIEELEANGNSVPVAGEGNGGIFFPDYRLSRDGAFTAAKFLELVADHPVSEIVAPYDGYANVRRNLEYESTAERDAMLDAAANHAQAADAELNTRDGYRLDYGDAWVLARPSGTEPLVRVYAEARDEARAQELVEELGETLENARADT